One part of the Pecten maximus chromosome 9, xPecMax1.1, whole genome shotgun sequence genome encodes these proteins:
- the LOC117334272 gene encoding tRNA (guanine(26)-N(2))-dimethyltransferase-like, whose amino-acid sequence MSSRTEDEVSEYNIVKEGKADILQPKSVFYNPVQEFNRDLTVAVISNFAQIHRKEKNENTRKNKEQEKSKKDKKASDSSEDIELNDVKELQEKICDDDVDAGKKCEDGISILEGLAASGLRSIRFGLEIPGVQRIVTNDFDKTAVEIIQKNIERNKLDHLVTSSFGDASMVMYMSKGTDAAFDVIDLDPYGGASQFLDAAVQSVGEGGLLCVTCTDMALLCGNTPESCRARYGTMSYRSAYCKEMALRILLQSLETTANRYSRYIVPMISISADFYIRVFVRVFTGAAKVKLSSLKLANVYHCSGCGAFTIQKLARKIPTKGDNFKMAAAHGPPVTDICEHCQHKHYVVGPVWADRLHDTDFVKRVIKYVQVKQADFQTHKRIIGMLSLVSEELRDCPMYYVIDDVCQQVHLSSFNQETFMSALLNAGFEVSMSHAEQNSIKTNASNRDIWDIVRSWEKTHPVTEKRRVPGSVTAIILSKEPILKVSFDLHPGAKQESKKRGLSRYPQNPEKFWGPKPRAKKSDVDAVESMVDKRIKLQGKRKKNQETDNGGDGDAKRKQETQAS is encoded by the exons ATGAGTTCCAGGACTGAAGATGAGGTGTCTGAGTACAATATCGTAAAAGAAGGCAAGGCAGACATACTCCAGCCTAAATCTGTGTTCTACAATCCTGTTCAGGAGTTCAACAGAGATCTCACTGTAGCTGTTATATCAAACTTTGCACAAATACATCGAAAggagaaaaatgaaaatacaaggAAGAATAAAGAGCAAGAGAAatcaaaaaaagataaaaaagcATCAGATTCAAGTGAGGATATTGAATTAAATGATGTTAAGGAATTACAGGAGAAGATATgtgatgatgatgtagatgCAGGAAAGAAGTGTGAAGATGGAATATCAATTTTGGAAGGTCTAGCAGCATCTGGACTTCGGTCTATCAGGTTTGGGTTGGAGATTCCAGGTGTTCAGCGGATTGTGAcaaatgattttgataaaactgcTGTAGAAATAATACAAAAGAACATTGAGAGGAATAAACTTGATCACCTTGTGACCTCCAGCTTTGGAGATGCTTCTATGGTAATGTACATGAGTAAAGGAACAGATGCCGCTTTTGATGTGATCGACCTTGACCCTTATGGCGGTGCATCCCAGTTTCTGGATGCAGCAGTGCAGTCTGTTGGTGAGGGAGGTTTACTTTGTGTGACATGTACAGACATGGCCCTTCTGTGTGGTAACACACCAGAAAGTTGTCGGGCTAGGTACGGAACCATGTCCTACAGGTCAGCATACTGTAAGGAAATGGCACTCCGTATCCTCCTGCAATCTCTTGAGACTACTGCCAATAGGTACTCACGATACATCGTTCCCATGATATCAATTAGTGCTGACTTCTACATCCGAGTTTTTGTGAGAGTTTTCACAGGTGCAGCAAAGGTTAAACTCTCATCTCTGAAGCTGGCAAATGTTTACCACTGTTCAGGATGTGGAGCTTTTACCATTCAGAAACTGGCAAGAAAAATACCCACAAAAGGTGATAACTTCAAAATGGCTGCAGCACATGGACCTCCTGTCACAGATATATGTGAACATTGTCAACACAAACATTATGTTGTTGGTCCAGTGTGGGCGGACAGACTTCATGACACTGATTTTGTTAAAAGGGTCATCAAGTATGTTCAGGTGAAACAAGCTGACTTTCAGACTCATAAGAGAATAATCGGCATGCTTAGCCTCGTCAGTGAAGAACTCAGAGACTGTCCTATGTACTATGTAATTGATGATGTCTGCCAGCAGGTCCACCTCTCATCCTTTAACCAGGAAACATTCAT GTCTGCTCTGTTGAATGCTGGCTTTGAGGTATCCATGTCTCATGCTGAACAGAATTCTATCAAGACAAATGCATCTAACAGGGACATCTGG GATATTGTTCGATCATGGGAGAAAACACATCCTGTAACCGAGAAGCGCCGTGTTCCAGGATCTGTCACGGCCATTATACTGTCAAAGGAGCCAATCCTCAAGGTTTCGTTTGATCTCCATCCTGGAGCCAAACAAGAATCAAAGAAACGGGGGTTGTCACGATACCCACAGAATCCTGAAAAGTTTTGGGGGCCAAAGCCAAGGGCTAAAAAATCTGACGTTGATGCTGTTGAATCTATGGTAGACAAGAGGATAAAACTTCAGGGAAAGAGGAAGAAGAATCAGGAA
- the LOC117334271 gene encoding uncharacterized protein LOC117334271, which translates to MLKHSTLNDVTDLCKCLSSISVKNADETKEARTSFKLECLTTCYKWFRSKEPSNLENTSESSATLLYLVVDLIQTDADPFVLYAARKALVVLLDHQSCKTEITECLHGILDCLGSKDIGTSNKTTVLEIISDLLQREFAVSVLDVIKQRFLWLVENVLTFPFQEDESILLTAFIILWRKSAKKCHDLQLDLCWIMKYDILLQTLNEINVTEKHVYSRQVIHLFKTFYCYGQSLCLKTSVEPIYLQLGTAILQWALDRGISYLHDNSASGFGGKLITGACKSQINTEFGNVSSLRQLAALLLSVAATIVRFIQNSEVNPALLNLSTCLLQLNDHATVTVHSNDHRSQPFDWMTSVFGDQDDTLMEALLEVLDIYTITRKRLDTLGPYLEKLVIMINPHRQFYMLLQMTGFDHSVLVDLLTSPETCALLYLTRYLKCVVNEWDIFLETLDSLCDRETDFLEQIHRKSDSGHHFTENQGENLTENVQTDVQKSSGVSYKQTKQNCDERKTKGLEEKLNARSIQDNPAPKESITKCESETECVSGEEHRQGFIADKMLSACSESGSKPEYTKSGTEVSVAGTKSEGLTLLGQYSSDEDEEDVSQYQSDHGFSDHVSQYQSDHVSQYQSEADNSQIVSKMETMDIESSLSGEDFQCRKPVSEITIQSEYIEAIEICDNKLQVNRCLDETMATLIRLRLKMESLCEGGLLMYHPGPLVRLLTQCEALYEQ; encoded by the exons ATGTTGAAACATTCGACACTAAATGATGTCACAGATTTGTGTAAATGTCTGTCCAGTATATCTGTTAAAAATGCGGACGAGACCAAAGAAGCTCGGACAAGTTTCAAACTCGAGTGCCTGACAACTTGTTATAAATGGTTCCGGAGTAAAGAACCTTCTAATTTAGAGAATACGTCAGAAAGTTCTGCAACGCTGTTATATTTGGtg GTTGACCTTATACAGACGGATGCTGACCCTTTTGTGCTGTATGCTGCTCGCAAAGCATTGGTTGTGCTGTTGGACCATCAAAGTTGTAAG ACAGAAATCACAGAATGCCTCCATGGAATATTAGACTGCCTTGGGAGTAAAGACATTGGTACATCCAACAAAACCACAGTATTGGAGATTATTTCTGACCTCCTTCAACGAGAGTTCGCAGTCTCTGTTCTGGATGTGATAAAACAGAGATTTCTATGGCTTGTAGAAAATGTGCTCACATTTCCATTTCAAGAGGATGAATCTATTTTACTGACAGCATTCATTATTTTGTGGAGAAAGTCAGCAAAGAAATGTCATGACCTTCAGTTGGATTTGTGTTGGattatgaaatatgatattcttctaCAGACTCTTAATGAGATCAATGTAACAGAGAAACATGTCTATTCTAGACAAGTGATCCAtctgtttaaaacattttactgCTACGGACAAAGTCTGTGTTTGAAGACATCTGTTGAACCTATCTATTTACAACTAGGAACAGCAATTCTTCAATGGGCCCTTGATAGAGGAATATCATATCTACATGATAACTCTGCTTCTGGGTTTGGAGGCAAACTTATCACAGGGGCCTGTAAATCACAGATCAACACGGAGTTTGGAAATGTATCTTCTCTACGACAGTTGGCAGCTTTACTATTGTCTGTGGCCGCTACCATTGTTCGTTTTATTCAAAATTCAG AAGTGAACCCAGCCTTGTTAAATCTGTCTACATGTCTTCTCCAACTGAATGACCATGCCACTGTAACTGTACACAGTAATGACCACAGGAGTCAACCATTTGACTGGATGACATCTGTGTTTGGTGACCAGGATGACACACTGATGGAAGCTTTACTGGAAGTGTTGGACATCTACACTATCACCAGGAAGAg GCTGGATACACTCGGACCATATCTGGAGAAACTTGTGATAATGATAAACCCACACAGACAATTTTACATGCTGTTACAAATGACCGGTTTCGACCACAGTGTACTGGTTGACCTTTTGACCTCTCCCGAAACCTGTGCTCTTCTGTATCTTACACGCTACTTGAAATGTGTAGTCAATGAATGGGACATTTTTCTAGAAACCCTGGACTCTCTTTGTGACAGGGAGACAGATTTCTTGGAACAAATACACAGGAAGTCTGATTCAGGACATCATTTCACAGAGAATCAAGGCGAAAACTTGACGGAAAATGTACAGACTGATGTCCAAAAGTCTTCAGGAGTATcatataaacaaaccaaacaaaactgTGATGAAAGAAAGACAAAAGGATTGGAGGAAAAGTTGAATGCTAGATCCATACAAGATAACCCAGCTCCCAAAGAATCTATAACAAAATGTGAGAGTGAAACGGAATGTGTTTCTGGTGAAGAACACCGTCAAGGATTTATTGCAGACAAAATGCTGTCAGCATGCAGTGAATCTGGTAGTAAGCCAGAGTACACCAAATCTGGAACAGAAGTAAGTGTGGCAGGGACAAAGTCAGAGGGCCTTACCCTGTTGGGACAGTACAGCAGTGATGAGGATGAGGAGGATGTATCTCAATATCAATCTGATCATGGCTTTTCTGATCATGTTTCTCAATATCAATCTGATCATGTATCTCAATATCAATCGGAAGCAGACAATTCTCAAATTGTTTCCAAGATGGAGACCATGGATATAGAATCAAGTTTGTCTGGTGAGGATTTTCAGTGCAGAAAACCAGTGAGTGAGATAACAATACAGTCAGAGTATATCGAAGCCATCGAAATCTGTGACAATAAACTGCAGGTTAACAGATGTCTTGATGAAACCATGGCAACACTCATACGACTGAGGCTCAAGATGGAGAGTTTGTGTGAAGGCGGCCTCCTAATGTACCACCCGGGCCCTCTGGTTCGACTCCTAACCCAGTGTGAGGCACTGTATGAACAGTAA